The Penaeus monodon isolate SGIC_2016 chromosome 6, NSTDA_Pmon_1, whole genome shotgun sequence genomic sequence tttttatcattattgttattatcattaccctcatcatattatccttaccattattatataatattactactatattatataagccgcaggcataagtgatatccctgctgaactgctgaaggctgggggtgaacctatggtacaggggttgcatgcagtcttgactgctatctggcagtccggtaccattccccccgacctgttgaggggcgtggtcatccatctctggaaggggaaaaagaatcgtTGGGACTATAGCAACTGCCGTGGCAttatactgctcagcataccagtataccaggcaaagttttcgctcacattcttctgaaacggatccgcgagtagctactaaggcaccagagattggagcaatctggattcactcctggcaagtccacaacagacagtatcctagcgcttcgagtaactgtggaacgtcgtcttgagttcggtcgtgggttgcttgcaccttacatcaacctcaaggcgtttgactcggtgcatcgagaatcgctatgggaattccgacacagattattggcctaatagcaagctatataccggtattgaaagtgctgtaaagtgtggcgggggcttgtcaaacttcttccctgttaattcaggagtgaggcaaggctgtgaccttgaaaccaacacttttcaacacctgcatggactggataatgggaagagctactacccaaagttgactttgccgatgatgttgctatcctatctaagtccCTGGAGTTACTGGTGGAGGCTCTTGATGCATTgagtaatgaggcgaagcccttggtcctaaaggtctcctggaccaagaccaagattcaggactttggaggcctgttatgGGAACCCATTCAGTAGATCCATACTTGCTGTGAggacgctgaagtcacagagagatttgcataccttggtagcgtagtccatatctcggggttgtcagaccaggaagtcagtagacggattggtctggcaacaggagccatgaactggatcaacaagagcacttggagatgttggtacctatgcagaaggaccaagctacgtgtcttcaaaggCATTgacactgccagttttgctctatggaagcgaaacctggatgctatacattgtcttggagtctcgtcttgatgccttttgtaacaagtctcgtcgtcggatcatggggtacagttgccaggaccatgtgtctaaccgacggctacaccgtgagactggcatgtgacctgttacttgcatattccgggatcgccaactcaagctaatgggcacctagctcgtttccctgtggatgaccctccccatcaggttgtctctttgcgagacaatcctaagtggaggagacctgtgggacatcCTAGGAGGAATtaaagatgggccgagggcctgcctggaatCTCGCCATGAGAGACCCTCGTAGCTGGTCGGCGTTACCcccattatgatggtgatgatgattattcttattattactttaatattattattataaacattagtattactatatatattattgacattatcatcgttattattattattattattattattattattattattattatcattactgttgttgttgttattgttattgttattgttattgttactgttattattaccatcatcatcatcatcatcatcatcatcatcatcatcattatcatcatcatcatcatcatcatcatcatcatcatcatcatcatcattatcatcatcatcatcatcatcatcatcatcatcatcatcatcatcatcatcatcatcatcatcatcatcatcatcatcatcatcatcattatcattcttattatcattcttcttattattgttattattatcattattattattattattattattattattattattattattatcattattattattatgaccattattgttattattaacattattgttatcattattattatttgttgttactgttgttgttataattgttatcatcattatattattatcattattattgtttattattatcattattattattattattattatcattattgttattattattattattatttttattattattattgttattattatcattgtttttaattttcaccatcattatcataatcattagtatcatcattatcattattatttttaagacattattgatgttatcatcaccattattatcattgttgttactcttgcatcttatcattatcgtcattattactgttttcgtcataatgacaatgacattcTCGCACCAGGTAGCTTCTCTCGCAGCAAATTAACCAACATGGAAGGTTCGCAGGGTGGGTGCCTCGGCTAGTGTCATCATTCATTACTGTTCCTATTGgagtcatgatcattatcattatcatttctatcatcattatcatatcatcaataatattcaaaACAGCGAGTGGTTTTCCCACGCCTCTCTACATACGAATTAACCCTCACAACAAGGTTTGCAGGGTGGGTGCCTCTGCTGAGCGTCTGCATCTCCGTCGCCAGCGCCACCTTTAGCTACACATTCTTCGTGATCTACAAGTACTATGACAACGTAAGGGAGTTCCCAGTACCATGGAAAGTCCTGCTTGTGGCACTTAACGCTTTATTCACCCATGGTAAGTTTAGGAGTAATTTCTTGGCAAAGCAGCAGGAAAGATATGTTGCTCATGGGTAATGAAATACAAACTTCAGAATGATGGtattaatgtaatattgataataattctgataattatacTTATGATAGCATTGTCAAAATTGCTGAATGTTGTAGTAAAGTTATATTCAATAGTAAAGAATTGTGATAATAAagccaatgataatgattatcatctgaATGattgtagtggtaataatagtaatgataataagaatgaacagCGAGAATTATAGTGATAAACAAGATAAACCAATGAtaaagtaatggtaattataatgatgatgatgatgatgatgatgatgatgatgatgatgatgatgatgatgatgatgatgatgatgatgatgatgatgatgatgatgatgatgatgatgataataataataataataataacaaaacaacaacaacaacaacaataataataacaaaagaaatagggaaaatgataataatgataattacaataataatgataacaatgataataataataataataataataataataataataataataataataacaataataattatgaaaaacaataataataaggacagtaaataataacaacagtaagcactaacactaataatatccatgtcattagtaataataataaaaaagtgatatctgatatcatcattatccacatcatctcaaaacaataataatgggagtaataactaatactaaacacaataatacattttataatatgatactgatgatgatgatgatgattataataataataataataataataataataataataataataatagataataataataataataataataataataataataataataataataatgataataataacaacaacaataataataataataataataataacaataatgataataataataataataataaataataataataatgataataataataataataataataataataataataataataaaatgataataataataataataataataataacaacaacaacagtaataataataataataataataataataatagcagtaacaactacaacaacaatgataataataataacagtaaataacaacagcagcaaataTTAACACcaatgatattagtattagtaatagtaataaaaaaacagtatatctgttatcatcattatccaaatcataacaaaacaatacaaaatagcagtaaaactaatactaaacacaattatacattttataatgatatgctaataataatgttaacgataataatggtaataataataataataataataataataataataataataataataataataataataacaataataatgaagatgatgatgatggtgatgataatgataatgatgatgaaggcgcgagaagttgcaactgccgCCTGGAGgtttctgctgtggctgggcaccacggcgggtaaggactcggttccgccgagtcagcagcagctgacgcacgtgagcaaaattaaacagacagtatgtcacaccaagaatatccattgtaataaatggaatcaaaaccaaactgttattgttgttattattattattatcattattattattgttgttgttattattgttgttgttgttattattattatcattattattatcatcattattattttcatatcatcatcatcatcatcatcatcatcatcatcatcattattaatattattatcattctcattattaataataatgatattattatcattattatttttattgttattgttcatattatcattgttgttatcatcattattgttattatcgttatttttgttaacattattatcattatcagtattatagctatcattatcatcattatcagtattatagctatcattattaatatttttttatcactattattattatcatgattatcattattattatcattattatcattatcatcaccattatcataattattatcattatcattattgttgttgttattattatcattgttatttctttggtttagcattgttgttgctgtcatctttatctatatttttactattatcattaccattgctctGTTTCTTTATGATATATCCTTTACatttctatcactatcattaaagaTAATCACAAGAGAAAATATCTTGTTCGAGCGCGTGTTTTGTGGTATATGGGCAGAAAAACTTAATTTGGTATATGTGTCCATACACTTTTTATTCCTGTGAGCTAACGTAATTTTCCCATGCGCTGGCATCTCGCTTCACCGCGTGCCCGCAGGTGGCAGAACGTTCGCCACGGCCATGCTGGCGTTTGCGCTGCAGCCGTGGATCGCAGCCGTGTGGGTCCTCTTCATCGCGGCCTTGAATCTGGTGCGGTGGAAGTTCAAAACGTGGGAGAACGACAGACTTACTCGGATCAAGATCATATCTCTCCTCGAGACTTTCTTTGTGGGAACCACCAGACAGAAGACCATATACACTACCTTCGTGTACGTCGTGTTCACCTTCGTGTTCATGCAGCGGTTCCATATCGAAGCTCTTGCATGGACGGTGTGGGGCATCACGTTCGGTGCTCTGGTGCTGGGGCTGGCGCTGACGCTCGCCACTTGGAGCATCTATTTCAGGGCTTACGAGGAGCTCATCTTCCCTGCGGAATCAGGCCAGAAGCGAAACGCCGAGGAATATGATATCACCTGAAAGACGGAAGGCATTTTGAAGGTCTTTGCGTTAAGGAGTGTGCATGCATTGGCTTGCTCGGCTGAAATACATGCCTATGCTGATATGGTTCATGTGTAATTTACAAGAAATTAAGTAAATCAGTTAATTTATCGTCAGCATTGAAATGGCGTTTTTATTATAGATGTTATTAAATGGACTTATTCATGACTGAGAGCCAGCAAAGAACAAACGAATATTGTCACTgtttaatcatgttttttttccagaatgATGCTTTCTGAGGGTCAGTTTTACTCAATGTTAACACGACCTTTCATAACTTTGATAATGACTTTTAATAACATCTACATCAGCTGATAACAGAATTAACCGTCAACATATTCCACGCTCATCATTACCTCGAATAATTTCTTGCTTATAACTTTATTAATTCTTAGTTATAttcagtttttccttttcgtatttATACTATTTAATTAATTCGTCTCTTTTTGGCCGCCGCCAAAAAGTAATAACCACATGACAACATCCTATACCTGCAGAAGACATGTTAACCacactatttttttcataaataaatactgtttttacatatttatattcgcacaagtgattatcatcatcaaaattataaaatatgatgaACATTTTTTATGagtaataaaaatacatgaaataaaaaaaaaatttattagaattattatcctACACCCTACTACATATCAGGAACAATATTCTAGTGATAAAAGACATCGTTAATCATAAAGTTACAGTAGTTGCAGATCAAATTCCGCACAACTATTTTCTATCAGATAATTGTGATTAAAACAGTGCGAGGTACCTCAGGGCTCTAACATACCATTTGGAAAATTAGTCATATATCCATTTAACAAGAGCTACGAACACATGATACAGACATGACAAATTAAGTATATTAAtcaaattgtgtttgtgtgtgcgtgtgtgtgtgtgcgtgtgtgtgtgtgtgtgcatttaataaAAGCGCCCTTATAATCATGactgcgatagatagatagatagatatttatatatataaatatatatatatatatatataaatatatatatatatatatatatatatatatatatatatatatatatatatatatatatatatatatatatatatatatatatattttatatataaatatctttctatctatctatgtgtgtgtgtgtgtgtgtgtgcatatgtacatatatatttatatgtgtatagaatatatatatatatacatatatatatatatatatatatatatatatatatatatatatatgtgtgtgtgtgtctgtgtgtgtgtgtgtgtgtgtgcgtgcgtgcgtgcgtgcgtgcgtgtgtgcatgtgtgtgtggttagagcatcggactcaagactgtcacgacggcaatccgagttcgagggttcgagtcaccggccggcgcgttttttcccttgggcaaggaacttcacctcgattgcctacctagccactggatgggcaagccagcccaagtcagtgctggtcccaagcccggataaatagagagaatgattacctaaaaaggtaacaccggcactctccgtggaaaggaactggggaccctaccacgtactcactccaagagcatcacaacatgaaaactacaattaagtatcatgctatgaccacggcggctcaaacatgaacctaccgttaaaaaaaaaatgtctatatatatatatatatatatatatatatatatatatatatatatatatatatatatatatatatatgtgtgtgtgtgtgtgtgtgtgtgttgtgtgtgtgtgagtgtatgtgtgtgtgtatacacacacacaaggcaatatgtcattttcttgccgtgagatcgggcttgaggCAGCAGTCGCGTTCAATTCAGGTCCAGTGCtttaactactggaccatcgcgactACTGGACCatcgagtgtgtgtgcgtgcgtgcacacacacacacacacacacacacacacacacacacacacacacaacacacacacacacatatatatatatatatatatatatatatttatatatataatataatatatatatatatattattaataatatgtgtgtaaatatatctatattgtgtatgtgttatatatatatacatatatattatattatatatatatatatatatatatatatatatatattatatattacaatatatacatacatacatacatacatatatatatatatatatatatatatatataatatatatatatatatctttgtgtggtgtgtgtgtgtgtgtgtgtgtgtgtgtgagtgtgacatgtatgtgtgtatgtgtgtacatgtatacatgcatatatatatatatatatatataaacatatatatatatatatatatatatatatatatatatatatatatatatataaatgtatatgtgtgtgtggtgtgtgtgtgtgtgtgtgtgtggtgtgtgtgtgtgtgtgcatgtgtgtgtatgtgtatatataatataataatataatatatatatatatatatatatatatatatatatataatatatatatatacataaataaaaacatacacataacacaaacaacaaaacacaaacacacaatatatataatatatatatatatatatatatatatatatatatatatatatatatatattatatatatatatatataatataatatatgtatatatataatatatatatatatatatatatatgtgtgtgtgtgtgtgtgtgtgtgtatgtgtgtgtgtgtgtgtgtgtgtgtgtgtgtggtgtgtgtggcatgtgtgtatgtatatatatatatatatatatacatatatatatatatatatatatatatataatatatatatttatatatctctatatatatatgatatatatatatatatatatatatatatatatatatatatatatataatatgtgtgtgtgtgtgtgtgtgtggtgtgtgtgtgtgtgtgttatgtgtatgtatagtgtgtatatatatatatatatatatatatatatatatatatatatatatatatatatatattatatataatgctgtgcatatatgtgtgtatatatacatatttatacgtatatagattgtgtatatgtatatatatcataaacacatatacatactgtgtgtatatgcattaatatatatatatatatatatatatatatatatatatatatatataaacacacacacacacacacaccacacacacacacacacacacacacacacacacacacacacacacacacacacacacacgcaaacacacacacaacacacacacacacacacacacacacacacacacacacacacacacacacacacatacacacacacacacacacacacacgcacatacacacacacacacacacacatacaaatatatatatatatatatatatatatatatatatatatatatatatatgtatatatatatatatatacatatatacacttatgtatatgtatgtatggggccgcggtggccgaatggttagagcatcggactcaagactgtcacgacggcaatctgagttcgagggttcgagtcaccggccggcgcgttgtttcccttgggcaaggaacttcacctcgattgcctgcctagccactgggtggccaaaccagcccaagtcagtgacgggtaaatagagatggtgactcgaaaaaaaaaaaaaaaaaaaaacactgggcggaaggcaatggcaaaccaccgctctaaattgccaagaaaaatcatggaaagcccatgaacgtcaaggccgcggtggccgaatggttagagtatcggactcaagactgtcacgacggcaatctgagttcaagggttcgagtcaccggccggcgcgttgtttcccttgggcaaggaacttcacctcgattgcctacctagccactgggtggtcaagccagcccaagtcagtgctggtcccaagtccggagaaatagagagaatgattacctaaaagggtaacaccggcactctccgtggaaaggaactggggaccctaccactccaagagcatcacaacatgaaaaaactaagtatcatgctgtgaccacggcggctcagacatgaacctaccgttaaaagaagaagatatgtatgtatgtctataaataaatatatatatatatatacatatatattatatattatatatatatatatatatataatatatatacatatgtatatatatatatatatatatatatatatatatatatatatatatatatatgtatatataagtttgtacatatatatatgtactcataaatattcatatatatatgcaatgtatatatgtaaatatatgcatctcTCCCCAGGGGATGGATCATGGGTCAACCCCAGTATAAAGGCCCAGTCAAGTACATGATGTCACAATGGCGCCAAATAGTTCATCAAACACTGCATTGGTGATTGCACAGACAGAAGGAGATATGCATCTATACatcagaagaaagagaatgagaaagagtatatatagaga encodes the following:
- the LOC119574294 gene encoding uncharacterized protein LOC119574294 isoform X2; translated protein: MEDIHEAPLEVSYAPSPEDPGERTQQEAALFSALRYAGSVFLAVLSFLLHVADVASSVAFAILMLVYRDAAQVVEAKLDFTLWASLVLGLHLLAGVFVNVAALAESYSVREVPCRVRPQEVSVCLVPWSLSWWAFAGWVPLLSVCISVASATFSYTFFVIYKYYDNVREFPVPWKVLLVALNALFTHGGRTFATAMLAFALQPWIAAVWVLFIAALNLVRWKFKTWENDRLTRIKIISLLETFFVGTTRQKTIYTTFVYVVFTFVFMQRFHIEALAWTVWGITFGALVLGLALTLATWSIYFRAYEELIFPAESGQKRNAEEYDIT
- the LOC119574294 gene encoding uncharacterized protein LOC119574294 isoform X1 encodes the protein MEDIHEAPLEVSYAPSPEDPGERTQQEAALFSALRYAGSVFLAVLSFLLHVADVASSVAFAILMLVYRDAAQVVEAKLDFTLWASLVLGLHLLAGVFVNVAALAESYSVREVPCRVRPQEVSVCLVPWSLSWWAMLRHMGVAARGEVSVSVVERAANTRLLQAVFEAAPQGVIQTYFLMKMYVWWVPLLSVCISVASATFSYTFFVIYKYYDNVREFPVPWKVLLVALNALFTHGGRTFATAMLAFALQPWIAAVWVLFIAALNLVRWKFKTWENDRLTRIKIISLLETFFVGTTRQKTIYTTFVYVVFTFVFMQRFHIEALAWTVWGITFGALVLGLALTLATWSIYFRAYEELIFPAESGQKRNAEEYDIT